From a region of the Phycisphaerales bacterium genome:
- a CDS encoding NifU family protein translates to MPTPAEAPATQPSLHERVSRVLNLIRPAVQSDGGDLELVDITPEGLVRIRLHGACVGCPSSSMTLKVGIERNLKAHIPEVRGVQSVG, encoded by the coding sequence ATGCCCACCCCCGCCGAAGCCCCCGCGACTCAGCCCTCGCTCCACGAGCGGGTCAGCCGCGTGCTCAACCTCATCCGCCCCGCCGTGCAGTCCGACGGCGGCGATCTCGAGCTGGTGGACATCACCCCCGAAGGCCTGGTCCGCATCCGCCTCCACGGCGCCTGCGTCGGCTGCCCGTCCAGCTCCATGACCCTCAAGGTCGGCATCGAGCGCAACCTCAAAGCCCACATCCCCGAAGTCCGCGGCGTCCAAAGCGTCGGCTGA
- a CDS encoding prepilin-type N-terminal cleavage/methylation domain-containing protein, whose amino-acid sequence MQGSRRTSRSTGFSLVEVIVVIVIISVLAAATIPRITGMAGRRVRASAEQVADLLSAASRRTSLTSQQAMVGYNADLNAVSFSVLVADAGDSASASWQEDRLAPSVMLGDTIIVAVEADGGAMDPAAWRFEFVPGVRRPNLAIILSDANDRERWRVELPATTDQAVVSPGEHGVLADLSIDLDAAGVGSAAW is encoded by the coding sequence TTGCAGGGAAGCCGACGCACATCCCGCAGCACTGGGTTTAGCCTCGTTGAGGTGATCGTTGTCATTGTGATTATCAGCGTGCTGGCGGCGGCGACCATTCCCCGGATCACCGGCATGGCGGGGCGGCGGGTGCGGGCGTCCGCGGAGCAGGTGGCGGACCTGCTGTCGGCGGCGTCGCGCCGGACGTCGCTCACCAGCCAGCAGGCGATGGTGGGGTACAACGCCGACCTGAACGCGGTGAGTTTCAGCGTGCTGGTGGCCGATGCGGGCGACAGCGCGAGCGCTTCGTGGCAGGAGGACCGGCTCGCGCCTTCGGTCATGCTCGGCGACACGATCATCGTCGCGGTGGAGGCCGATGGTGGCGCGATGGACCCTGCGGCGTGGCGGTTTGAGTTTGTTCCCGGCGTGCGGCGGCCGAACCTGGCGATCATCCTGAGCGACGCGAACGACCGCGAGCGGTGGCGGGTCGAGCTGCCCGCGACCACGGACCAGGCGGTGGTGAGTCCGGGCGAGCACGGTGTGCTGGCGGACCTGTCGATTGATCTGGACGCCGCGGGCGTGGGGAGCGCCGCGTGGTGA
- a CDS encoding PilN domain-containing protein, which produces MKAGLTSRTDGRSNGRSNGRNGRNGRPGALAVLHTQEGRHRLLIARHRERWEVVEARTLQSLDSAVLTPLFEEHLVAQVVRVAPGRESIARCVQVPGGDDASLAGAVSLLAEAELPSTLPAYRRAGGVLPGGNADLRTGLLTGWVPSARTPEPIGETPEVWVSPVACLAMLRGDSGRAAVYCEASEGLICLLVPGPERTVARVTVEEPADGEEWGARVARAVEETAQIAGVTAASVGIFNTGSRASTTRRLLLESASVSNVKVRVSGVREDSGWLDDFGLALGAVLIAGSEHAAVRSLAGLHADTPRQQLSPIESATAWIARPRNAWAVIAASLVLMLLVPWGLAHARAAILAPRAESLKELKVGREGAEKKAAMYEQLQKSRWPMTKLLADISTAAPQGVVISQLSLNVGQGVTIKGTASSEEEITRFQEKLAGTRVFGNVSIGRQAAKGSGYEFDMTAKVTDNVHAQVKITEENDYAAKPLGVRLHGEGASNTAVAPASEPERRGGRRPDRDRGERSGDAPARTEGESRRPASTTPTAVPPPLTDADIAKMDRNTAMKEWSSRQSYAQKNPSLDSATKQRLKDEAEKCKAQMQKAATAAPAGGAPAAPAGAAPATPATQPVGGTK; this is translated from the coding sequence ATGAAGGCAGGGCTGACATCCCGGACCGATGGCCGGAGCAATGGCCGCAGCAACGGTCGCAACGGCCGCAACGGCAGGCCCGGCGCGCTCGCGGTGCTGCACACGCAGGAGGGGCGGCACCGGCTGCTCATCGCGCGCCACCGCGAGCGGTGGGAGGTGGTGGAGGCGCGGACGCTCCAAAGCTTGGACAGCGCGGTGCTGACGCCGCTGTTCGAGGAGCACCTGGTGGCGCAGGTGGTGCGGGTCGCGCCGGGGCGCGAGTCGATCGCCCGGTGCGTACAGGTGCCGGGCGGGGATGACGCGTCGCTCGCGGGCGCGGTGTCGCTGCTGGCAGAGGCCGAGCTGCCGTCGACGCTGCCGGCCTACCGGCGCGCCGGCGGCGTGCTGCCGGGCGGGAACGCGGACCTCCGGACCGGCCTGCTGACGGGCTGGGTGCCTTCGGCGCGGACGCCCGAGCCGATCGGCGAGACCCCGGAGGTGTGGGTGTCGCCGGTGGCATGCCTGGCGATGCTGCGGGGGGACTCGGGACGCGCGGCCGTGTACTGCGAGGCTTCTGAGGGGCTGATCTGCCTTCTGGTGCCGGGTCCGGAGCGGACGGTGGCACGCGTGACGGTGGAGGAGCCGGCGGACGGCGAGGAGTGGGGGGCGCGGGTGGCGCGGGCGGTGGAAGAGACGGCGCAGATCGCCGGCGTCACCGCTGCATCGGTGGGCATCTTCAACACCGGCTCGCGGGCGAGCACGACCAGGCGTCTGCTGTTGGAGAGCGCGTCGGTCTCGAACGTGAAGGTGCGGGTGTCGGGCGTGCGAGAGGACTCGGGCTGGCTGGACGACTTTGGCCTCGCGTTGGGCGCCGTGCTGATCGCGGGGTCGGAGCATGCGGCGGTGCGGTCGCTGGCGGGGCTGCACGCGGACACGCCGCGTCAGCAGCTGTCGCCCATCGAGTCGGCAACAGCGTGGATCGCACGCCCGCGGAACGCGTGGGCCGTCATTGCGGCGTCGCTGGTGCTGATGCTGCTGGTGCCCTGGGGCCTGGCCCACGCCCGCGCGGCCATCCTGGCTCCCCGGGCCGAGTCGCTCAAGGAGTTGAAGGTCGGTCGCGAGGGCGCGGAGAAGAAGGCGGCGATGTACGAGCAGCTCCAGAAGAGCCGCTGGCCGATGACCAAGCTGCTGGCGGACATCTCGACGGCGGCGCCGCAGGGGGTGGTGATCTCGCAGCTGAGCCTGAACGTGGGGCAGGGCGTGACGATCAAGGGCACGGCGTCAAGCGAGGAGGAGATCACGAGGTTCCAGGAGAAGCTCGCGGGCACGCGGGTGTTCGGCAACGTGAGCATCGGGCGGCAGGCGGCCAAGGGCTCGGGGTACGAGTTCGACATGACCGCCAAGGTGACGGACAACGTGCACGCCCAGGTGAAGATCACGGAGGAGAACGACTACGCGGCCAAGCCGCTGGGCGTGCGGCTGCACGGCGAGGGTGCTTCGAACACGGCGGTGGCCCCGGCGAGCGAGCCGGAGCGGCGGGGCGGGCGGCGTCCAGATCGCGACCGCGGCGAGCGGAGCGGAGATGCCCCGGCGCGGACCGAGGGTGAGTCCCGGCGTCCGGCGAGCACGACGCCAACGGCGGTACCGCCGCCGCTGACGGATGCGGACATCGCCAAGATGGACCGCAACACGGCCATGAAGGAGTGGTCGTCGCGTCAGTCCTACGCGCAGAAGAACCCGAGCCTTGACTCGGCCACCAAGCAGCGGCTGAAGGACGAGGCGGAGAAGTGCAAGGCGCAGATGCAGAAGGCCGCGACAGCAGCCCCCGCGGGCGGCGCGCCCGCAGCACCGGCCGGCGCTGCACCGGCGACACCCGCCACGCAGCCCGTAGGAGGGACCAAGTAA
- a CDS encoding helix-hairpin-helix domain-containing protein produces MVFGIIIVAAVIISMIQSSAFSQAAAGRESMARVRATWAARAGVEATLARLEYATENPEPGDAFKLMDDMVEIADGVLIDATYRIATTEGNKEVPGPLDAHAKLNINRMTRDQLLTIEPLMTEDIADSILDWIDTDEEPNPMGAESPYYMSLPYSYLARNGPMQSIMELELVAGVDQRDLRGEDWNGNGLLDPNENDGEASWPPDNADGILDMGWSGILTAASVDGGLGASGEPRLNLKTASESDIAQRTTVTGAQASVIANYAANNENATMADFIGRSLRSLGQQPGQPPPQVEALTDEQLGLLLDECDIPAEQAAGPIPGKLNINTCPAEVMRFIPEIGDEMADAIISDRSGRADGYTSIIDLLEVPGMNRRTLATLYNLLTVRSNVYVVTSRGRDTKTGLEVEMTVTLDRSAVPVVIKEVRVR; encoded by the coding sequence ATGGTGTTCGGCATCATCATCGTGGCGGCAGTGATCATCAGCATGATTCAGTCGTCGGCGTTCTCGCAGGCCGCGGCGGGACGGGAGAGCATGGCACGGGTGCGGGCAACGTGGGCGGCGCGGGCGGGGGTGGAGGCCACGCTGGCGCGCCTGGAGTACGCCACCGAGAACCCCGAGCCGGGGGACGCCTTCAAGCTGATGGACGACATGGTCGAGATCGCCGACGGCGTGCTGATCGACGCCACGTACCGCATCGCGACGACCGAGGGCAACAAGGAGGTCCCCGGGCCCCTGGACGCGCACGCGAAGCTCAACATCAACCGCATGACCCGGGACCAGCTGCTCACCATCGAGCCGCTGATGACGGAGGACATCGCGGACTCCATCCTCGATTGGATCGACACCGACGAGGAGCCCAACCCGATGGGCGCCGAGAGCCCTTACTACATGAGCCTGCCCTACAGCTACCTCGCCCGCAACGGCCCCATGCAGTCGATCATGGAGCTCGAGCTCGTGGCGGGGGTCGACCAGCGCGACCTGCGGGGCGAAGATTGGAACGGCAACGGGCTGCTGGACCCCAACGAGAACGACGGCGAGGCGAGCTGGCCGCCGGACAACGCGGACGGCATCCTCGACATGGGGTGGTCGGGGATCCTGACGGCGGCGAGCGTGGATGGCGGGCTGGGCGCGTCAGGCGAGCCGCGTCTGAACCTCAAGACCGCGAGCGAGTCGGACATCGCCCAGCGCACGACGGTGACCGGCGCGCAGGCGAGCGTGATCGCCAACTACGCCGCGAACAACGAGAACGCCACGATGGCGGACTTCATCGGGCGTAGCCTGCGCAGCCTGGGGCAGCAGCCGGGGCAGCCGCCGCCGCAGGTGGAAGCACTGACCGACGAGCAGCTGGGGCTGCTGCTGGATGAGTGCGACATCCCCGCGGAGCAGGCGGCGGGGCCGATCCCCGGGAAGCTGAACATCAACACCTGCCCGGCGGAGGTGATGCGGTTCATCCCCGAGATCGGCGACGAGATGGCGGACGCGATCATCTCGGACCGGTCGGGGCGGGCGGACGGGTACACGTCGATCATCGACCTGCTGGAAGTGCCGGGGATGAACCGGCGGACGCTGGCGACGCTCTACAACTTGTTGACGGTGCGGTCGAACGTGTACGTTGTGACCAGCCGTGGGCGGGATACGAAGACCGGGCTCGAAGTTGAAATGACGGTGACGCTGGACCGTTCGGCGGTCCCCGTGGTCATCAAAGAGGTGCGTGTGCGATGA
- the gspG gene encoding type II secretion system major pseudopilin GspG, with amino-acid sequence MRNTRRAFTIIEVIVIVVIIGVIAAVVTPRLFSKVTESKKSMAQSNAATLFQAMQTYSLDCGMPEPGSSIRILLERPSNVDEGAWKGPYVQNENDLKDPWGNYFNLVVPGQFNVDFDIVSYGKDGQPDGEGENEDIISGKR; translated from the coding sequence TTGAGGAACACGCGGCGTGCATTCACGATCATCGAGGTGATCGTGATCGTCGTCATCATCGGCGTCATCGCGGCGGTGGTCACACCGCGGCTGTTCTCGAAGGTGACAGAGAGCAAGAAGTCGATGGCGCAGAGCAACGCCGCGACGCTGTTCCAGGCGATGCAGACCTACTCGCTTGATTGCGGGATGCCGGAGCCCGGATCGTCGATCCGCATTCTCCTCGAGCGGCCGTCGAACGTGGACGAGGGCGCCTGGAAGGGTCCGTATGTGCAGAACGAGAACGACCTCAAGGACCCTTGGGGGAACTACTTCAACCTGGTGGTTCCCGGGCAGTTCAACGTGGACTTTGACATCGTGAGTTACGGCAAGGACGGCCAGCCCGATGGCGAGGGCGAGAACGAGGACATCATCTCAGGGAAGCGGTGA
- a CDS encoding type II secretion system F family protein has translation MPTFAYRTLSQNGSANGRAGATIEAVDRAAAVRELMRRGVTPTSVEVVTNGQAKALARADAGGGAVIGPGQGAGVMSLSEMANFIRELATALQAGLPLVQSLKTIAKQGRSPKQKAMLDYIIGQVEHGKSLADAMASWGAPFGELTINMTRAGDISGRMAEVLKQAADLLDKDVKLRRSLLSATLYPMILCVLVVGAIIVVVTVIVPKLLKQFAGNASALPWPTKVVQNTADFFAGYWWAIIPALALVVWSFLRYYRTPEGRLNVDTKLLSVPVLGRLLRDVAVARFTRTLGTLTASGIPVIMALRVTKGTLGNKAMEQVIEAVIEKVAAGKTIAEVMERSSYFPPMLVQIVNLGERSGKLDELLSQAATAFEDRTEMSIKLFTTVLPPVLVVMLAGVVGFVVLAIMLALLEFQNAVSVA, from the coding sequence ATGCCCACGTTCGCGTACCGCACTCTTTCACAGAATGGATCAGCCAACGGACGCGCGGGGGCGACCATCGAGGCGGTGGACCGCGCCGCGGCCGTGCGGGAGCTGATGCGGCGGGGCGTGACGCCCACGTCGGTAGAGGTGGTCACCAACGGGCAGGCGAAGGCGCTGGCGAGGGCCGACGCGGGCGGGGGCGCGGTGATCGGGCCGGGGCAGGGCGCCGGAGTGATGTCGCTGTCAGAGATGGCGAACTTCATCCGCGAACTGGCGACGGCGTTGCAGGCGGGGCTGCCGCTGGTGCAGTCGCTCAAGACGATCGCGAAGCAGGGGCGCTCGCCCAAGCAGAAGGCGATGCTCGACTACATCATCGGGCAGGTGGAGCACGGCAAGAGCCTGGCGGACGCGATGGCGTCGTGGGGGGCGCCGTTCGGCGAGCTGACGATCAACATGACGCGGGCGGGGGACATCTCGGGGCGGATGGCCGAGGTGCTCAAGCAGGCGGCGGACCTATTGGACAAGGACGTGAAGCTGCGGCGGAGCCTCTTGAGCGCGACGCTGTACCCGATGATCCTCTGCGTGCTGGTGGTGGGGGCGATCATCGTGGTGGTGACGGTGATCGTGCCCAAGCTGCTCAAGCAGTTCGCGGGCAACGCGTCGGCGCTGCCGTGGCCGACGAAGGTGGTGCAGAACACAGCAGACTTCTTCGCGGGGTACTGGTGGGCGATCATCCCGGCGCTGGCGCTGGTGGTGTGGTCTTTCCTGCGGTACTACCGCACGCCCGAGGGGCGGCTGAATGTTGATACCAAGCTGCTGAGCGTGCCGGTGCTGGGGCGGCTGCTGCGGGATGTCGCGGTGGCGCGGTTCACGCGCACGCTGGGGACGCTCACGGCGTCGGGCATCCCGGTGATCATGGCCCTGCGCGTGACCAAGGGGACGCTCGGCAACAAGGCGATGGAGCAGGTGATCGAGGCGGTGATCGAGAAGGTCGCGGCCGGCAAGACGATCGCCGAGGTGATGGAACGGAGCAGCTACTTCCCGCCCATGCTGGTGCAGATCGTGAACCTGGGCGAGCGGTCGGGCAAGCTGGACGAACTGCTGAGCCAGGCGGCGACGGCGTTCGAGGACCGCACGGAGATGAGCATCAAGCTGTTCACGACGGTGCTGCCGCCGGTGCTGGTGGTGATGCTGGCGGGGGTGGTGGGTTTTGTCGTGCTGGCGATCATGCTGGCGCTGCTGGAGTTCCAGAACGCGGTCTCGGTCGCGTGA
- a CDS encoding GspE/PulE family protein, which produces MTAIQSSPIKPSSAEEKAPVPGTGGPVVLQQKPEVDGAAAALLPGDQAVRLRAIPYAFENGRLLVAMLDPADLIAADEVSICAGKPVTRVGIAQEAFTELLRDVHGITAAQMAARLGGAEADEDDLVTNLEAIEADDLHRMAEQPSLINLVNLIILEAIRERASDVHVEPFEKKLAVKYRIDGVLVEREPPPKQLQPAITSRIKIMAGMNIAERYAPQDGHISLRFEGRKIDIRVSTVPTLYGESVVMRILDKEAINLDLMALGMREPDRQAMQKLIDLPHGMVLVTGPTGSGKTTTLYAALSKLYDPTLKIITIEDPVEYELSGVNQIPVNPKRGLDFANGLRSILRQDPDVIMVGEIRDGETAEIAVRAALTGHLVFSTLHTNNAVSAAGRLLDMGVEPFLLSSVLEGILAQRLGRRVCQACKVPMPLPEEVKHRLADVEMKFFEGGQCWRGVGCEKCNGMGMRGRLGFYEVILTNTRMRQAIAKRVGAVEMGQTLPPGFVTMRRDGMLKAGSGMTTVEEVLRATQDADESVGGAGE; this is translated from the coding sequence ATGACGGCGATCCAGTCCAGCCCGATCAAGCCCTCCAGTGCGGAGGAGAAGGCGCCCGTGCCCGGCACGGGCGGCCCTGTTGTCCTGCAGCAGAAGCCGGAGGTGGACGGGGCGGCGGCGGCGCTGCTGCCGGGCGATCAGGCGGTGCGGCTGCGGGCGATTCCGTACGCGTTCGAGAACGGGCGGCTGCTGGTGGCGATGCTCGACCCGGCGGACCTGATCGCGGCTGACGAGGTGTCAATCTGCGCCGGCAAGCCGGTGACGCGGGTGGGCATCGCGCAGGAAGCGTTCACCGAGCTGCTGCGGGACGTGCACGGCATCACGGCAGCGCAGATGGCGGCGCGCCTGGGCGGGGCGGAGGCGGACGAGGATGATCTCGTCACCAACCTCGAGGCGATTGAGGCTGACGACCTGCACCGGATGGCCGAGCAGCCGTCGCTGATCAACCTGGTGAACCTGATCATCCTGGAGGCGATCCGCGAGCGGGCCAGCGACGTGCACGTGGAGCCCTTCGAGAAGAAACTGGCGGTCAAGTACCGCATCGACGGCGTTCTCGTGGAGCGGGAGCCGCCGCCCAAGCAGCTGCAGCCGGCGATCACCAGCCGCATCAAGATCATGGCGGGGATGAACATCGCCGAGCGGTATGCGCCGCAGGACGGGCACATCTCGCTGCGGTTCGAGGGGCGGAAGATCGACATCCGCGTGAGCACGGTGCCGACCCTGTACGGCGAGAGCGTGGTGATGCGCATCCTGGACAAGGAGGCGATCAACCTCGACCTGATGGCGCTGGGCATGCGCGAGCCCGACCGCCAGGCGATGCAGAAGCTGATCGACCTGCCGCACGGCATGGTGCTGGTGACGGGGCCGACGGGCAGCGGCAAGACGACGACGCTGTACGCGGCCCTGAGCAAGCTGTACGACCCGACGCTCAAGATCATCACGATCGAGGACCCGGTGGAGTACGAGCTGTCGGGGGTGAACCAGATCCCGGTGAACCCTAAGCGCGGCTTGGACTTTGCGAACGGGCTGCGGAGCATCCTGCGGCAGGACCCGGACGTGATCATGGTGGGCGAGATCCGCGACGGGGAGACGGCGGAGATCGCCGTGCGTGCGGCGTTGACGGGGCACCTGGTGTTCTCGACGCTGCACACCAACAACGCGGTGAGCGCCGCGGGGCGGCTGCTCGATATGGGCGTGGAGCCGTTCCTGCTCTCGAGCGTGCTGGAGGGGATTCTGGCGCAGCGGCTGGGGCGGCGCGTGTGCCAGGCGTGCAAGGTTCCGATGCCGCTGCCGGAGGAAGTGAAGCACCGCCTCGCGGACGTGGAGATGAAGTTCTTCGAGGGTGGGCAGTGCTGGCGGGGCGTGGGCTGCGAGAAGTGCAACGGCATGGGGATGCGCGGGCGGCTGGGGTTCTACGAGGTCATCCTCACGAATACGCGGATGCGGCAGGCGATCGCCAAGCGCGTGGGGGCCGTGGAAATGGGCCAGACGCTGCCGCCGGGGTTCGTCACCATGCGGCGCGACGGCATGCTCAAGGCCGGTTCGGGCATGACGACGGTGGAAGAGGTGCTCCGCGCCACGCAGGATGCCGACGAGAGCGTCGGCGGGGCGGGTGAGTGA
- a CDS encoding prepilin-type N-terminal cleavage/methylation domain-containing protein: MRKGGPIRRRRGFTIVELVVASLVGVLVATGTAAAISQMYRARNHSRAHQQAFQRADTAAARIALDLTTALRRSDPLQQCVRIMNGGGPGSERDELLVLMTSMRPLRGADGEAEGQEYEVQYRVEPGIDGREALWRRMDIGMDDYIDGGGIATPIAGGVTALSFLATDQSGEWIEQWDSDADGLPHAVKITVTALADDGRASATGVRIVALDRVPLPPVVEGEGEESSEGESGASTGGSSGSSGGGR, encoded by the coding sequence TTGCGGAAGGGCGGGCCAATCAGGCGAAGACGCGGCTTCACGATCGTGGAGCTGGTGGTCGCCTCGCTCGTGGGGGTGCTCGTGGCGACGGGCACGGCCGCGGCGATCTCGCAGATGTACAGGGCGCGGAACCACTCGCGGGCGCACCAGCAGGCGTTCCAGCGGGCGGACACAGCGGCGGCGCGGATCGCGCTGGACCTGACCACCGCGCTGCGGCGGAGCGACCCGCTGCAGCAGTGCGTGCGGATCATGAACGGCGGCGGCCCGGGGAGCGAGCGCGACGAGCTGCTGGTGCTGATGACGAGCATGCGGCCCCTGCGCGGGGCCGATGGCGAGGCGGAGGGGCAGGAATACGAGGTCCAGTACCGCGTCGAGCCGGGGATCGACGGGCGCGAGGCGCTGTGGCGGCGGATGGACATCGGGATGGATGATTACATCGACGGCGGCGGCATCGCCACGCCGATCGCGGGCGGTGTGACGGCCCTGAGCTTCCTGGCGACGGACCAGAGCGGCGAGTGGATCGAGCAGTGGGACTCGGACGCTGATGGGCTGCCGCACGCGGTGAAGATCACGGTGACGGCGCTGGCGGATGATGGGCGGGCCAGCGCGACGGGCGTGCGGATCGTGGCCCTGGACCGCGTGCCGCTGCCGCCGGTGGTTGAGGGTGAGGGGGAGGAGTCGAGCGAGGGCGAGTCGGGGGCATCCACGGGCGGTTCAAGCGGCAGCAGCGGGGGTGGGCGTTGA